In Mesorhizobium sp., one DNA window encodes the following:
- a CDS encoding ABC transporter permease subunit — translation MSLPAIETRRPIAPRMATGNVSLPWLVALAVFALLWLAPVPAWIDVYPKAWEIPAAGWISAAMKWLVNEASFGLFTFTEFTRFLASIIEAPYRLAMSLLATGFLSGQGSSAVQVAPPLSWVAVIGIAALMGHAAGGRALALLVFACFAFVLVFGQWQSAMATLASVLVAVPIGIAGGLLLGIAAYRHPRFERALTPVLDMMQTIPAFAYLVPILFLFGFGPTAAIVATVIYALPPMARITALSLRQVAPEIRDLGRMVGATRRQMTWRVLVPSARDSLMVGVNQVIMLSLNMVIIASMIGAGGLGFDVLAALRRLDIGAGLEAGLAIVALAVALDRLSQAFAQREARALTDRGSSWPARHPYIAAGLALVVATYLLGLLLPAFRTWPEAWEISTGAYLSEMVKWINVNFFDTFEAAKNAVLLNVLIPFKRLLGDLPWLGVTGLLAVAGWRLGGLRLMATVAILSFLIAATGQWEKAMVTVYLCGISVLFAALIGIPIGILCAENDRVWRVVSLVIDTLQTLPSFVYLMPVVMLFRVGDFSAMIAVVAYAVVPAIRYTVLGLARVDPRVVEAGRAMGATRGQILTRIRLKLALPEIMLGINQTIMFALSMLVITALVGTRDLGQEVYIALTKADTGRGLVAGLAVAAIAIIADRLISAGAARTRARLGLADTGGSAS, via the coding sequence GTGAGCCTCCCCGCCATCGAAACACGCCGCCCGATCGCTCCGCGCATGGCCACGGGCAACGTCTCGCTGCCCTGGCTCGTCGCGCTCGCCGTCTTCGCCCTCCTCTGGCTGGCGCCGGTGCCCGCGTGGATCGACGTCTATCCGAAGGCCTGGGAAATCCCCGCCGCCGGCTGGATCTCGGCGGCGATGAAGTGGCTGGTCAACGAAGCCAGCTTCGGCCTCTTCACCTTCACCGAGTTCACCCGGTTCCTCGCCTCGATCATCGAGGCGCCGTACCGGCTGGCGATGAGCCTGCTTGCCACCGGCTTCCTCTCCGGCCAGGGGTCGAGCGCGGTGCAGGTCGCGCCGCCCCTGTCGTGGGTCGCCGTGATCGGCATCGCGGCGCTGATGGGCCACGCCGCCGGCGGGCGAGCGCTCGCGCTGCTCGTCTTCGCCTGCTTTGCGTTCGTCCTCGTCTTCGGCCAGTGGCAGAGCGCCATGGCGACGCTCGCCTCGGTGCTGGTCGCCGTGCCCATCGGCATCGCCGGCGGGCTGCTTCTCGGCATCGCCGCCTACCGGCATCCGCGCTTCGAGCGGGCGCTGACGCCGGTGCTCGACATGATGCAGACGATCCCGGCCTTCGCCTATCTCGTGCCGATCCTGTTCCTGTTCGGCTTCGGCCCGACGGCGGCGATCGTCGCGACCGTCATCTACGCGCTGCCGCCGATGGCGCGCATCACGGCATTGTCGCTGCGCCAGGTGGCGCCCGAGATCCGCGACCTCGGACGCATGGTCGGCGCGACGCGTCGCCAGATGACGTGGCGCGTGCTGGTGCCTTCGGCGCGCGACAGCCTGATGGTCGGCGTCAACCAGGTGATCATGCTGTCGCTCAATATGGTCATCATCGCCTCGATGATCGGCGCCGGCGGGCTGGGCTTCGACGTGCTGGCGGCGCTGCGCCGGCTGGATATCGGCGCCGGGCTGGAGGCCGGGCTTGCCATCGTCGCGCTTGCCGTCGCGCTCGACCGGCTGAGCCAGGCATTCGCGCAGCGCGAGGCCAGGGCACTGACCGACCGGGGCTCGTCCTGGCCCGCGCGCCATCCGTACATCGCGGCCGGGCTGGCGCTTGTCGTCGCAACCTATCTGCTCGGCCTCCTCCTGCCCGCATTCCGGACCTGGCCCGAGGCGTGGGAGATCTCCACCGGCGCATACCTCTCCGAGATGGTGAAGTGGATCAACGTCAACTTCTTCGACACGTTCGAGGCGGCGAAGAACGCGGTACTGCTCAACGTGCTGATACCCTTCAAGCGCCTGCTCGGCGACCTGCCCTGGCTCGGCGTGACCGGATTGCTCGCGGTTGCCGGCTGGCGGCTCGGCGGGCTGCGGCTGATGGCGACGGTCGCGATCCTCTCCTTCCTCATCGCGGCGACGGGCCAATGGGAGAAGGCGATGGTGACGGTCTATCTGTGCGGCATCTCCGTGCTCTTCGCCGCCCTCATCGGCATTCCCATCGGAATCCTGTGTGCCGAAAACGACCGCGTCTGGCGCGTCGTGTCACTCGTCATCGACACGCTGCAGACGCTGCCCTCCTTCGTCTACCTGATGCCCGTCGTGATGCTGTTCAGGGTCGGCGATTTCTCCGCCATGATCGCGGTCGTCGCCTATGCCGTCGTGCCGGCCATCCGCTACACCGTGCTCGGGCTCGCCCGCGTCGACCCGCGCGTGGTCGAGGCCGGGCGGGCGATGGGTGCGACGCGCGGCCAGATCCTGACGCGCATCCGGCTGAAGCTGGCGCTGCCCGAGATCATGCTCGGCATCAACCAGACGATCATGTTCGCGCTGTCGATGCTGGTCATCACCGCGCTGGTCGGCACGCGCGACCTCGGCCAGGAGGTCTATATCGCGCTGACCAAGGCAGATACCGGCCGCGGCCTCGTCGCCGGCCTGGCAGTGGCGGCGATCGCGATCATCGCCGACCGGCTGATCTCGGCGGGAGCCGCAAGAACCAGAGCGAGGCTCGGACTCGCCGATACTGGAGGAAGTGCATCTTGA
- a CDS encoding phosphotransferase: protein MEMNARIWVLPIWSGPVDPKPLKGGLSNKSYTVEDAGRKYVVRFGQDYPFHHVFRSREIMTARAAHASGFAPEVVYTGPGVMVSRFVEGKTYAPADVTANIGRVADIVKRFHTEMPSQISGTGFAFLVFHVIRDYARTLREGESRMSDRLAEFLQLAADLEKTQPPLPIIFGHNDFLPANILDDGERLWLIDFEYAGFSTAMFDLAGLASNAGFSGEQSQELLARYFGEKPSPVIVRAHAAMQCASLLREAMWSMVSELHLDAPGADYEAYTEENLQRLEAALERYQSRFGRLTP from the coding sequence ATGGAAATGAACGCCCGTATCTGGGTGCTGCCGATCTGGTCGGGTCCCGTCGATCCGAAGCCGCTGAAGGGCGGGCTGTCGAACAAGAGCTACACGGTCGAGGACGCCGGCCGCAAATATGTCGTGCGTTTCGGCCAGGACTATCCGTTCCACCACGTCTTCCGCAGCCGCGAGATCATGACCGCGCGGGCCGCGCATGCCAGCGGTTTCGCGCCCGAGGTCGTCTACACAGGGCCCGGCGTGATGGTGTCGCGCTTCGTCGAAGGCAAGACCTACGCGCCCGCCGACGTCACCGCGAATATCGGCCGCGTCGCCGACATCGTGAAGCGGTTCCACACCGAGATGCCCAGCCAGATCAGCGGCACGGGCTTCGCCTTCCTCGTCTTCCACGTCATCCGCGACTATGCCCGCACGCTGCGCGAGGGCGAGAGCCGCATGAGCGACCGTCTGGCGGAGTTCCTCCAGCTCGCCGCCGACCTGGAGAAGACCCAGCCGCCGCTGCCGATCATCTTCGGCCACAATGACTTCCTGCCGGCCAATATCCTCGACGACGGCGAGCGGCTGTGGCTGATCGATTTCGAATATGCAGGATTCTCGACGGCGATGTTCGACCTCGCCGGCCTCGCTTCCAATGCCGGTTTCTCGGGCGAGCAGTCGCAGGAGCTTCTCGCGCGCTACTTCGGCGAAAAGCCGTCGCCCGTGATCGTGCGCGCCCATGCCGCCATGCAATGCGCCTCGCTGCTGCGCGAGGCGATGTGGTCGATGGTGTCGGAACTGCACCTCGACGCGCCCGGCGCGGACTACGAGGCTTACACCGAGGAGAACCTGCAGCGGCTCGAGGCCGCGCTCGAGCGTTACCAGTCCAGGTTCGGGAGGCTGACGCCATGA
- a CDS encoding FAD-dependent oxidoreductase translates to MTLPSHAQVVVIGGGIIGCSTAYHLARDHKADVVLLEMGQITSGSTWHAAGLVGQLRSSASITRVLKYSVELYKGLEAETGLATGWKMTGCLRLATNQDRWTEFKRTATTAKSFGMDMHLLSPAETKAMFPLMDVADLVGASWLPTDGQASPSDITQSLAKGARMHGAKLFENVRVTGFEMKDRRIVAVKTDRGDIACETVVNCAGQWARQVGALAGINVPLQPVRHQYVITEKIAGLATDAPTIRDPDRRTYFKEEVGGLVFGGYEPNPQPWTTGDVPNDWQFRLFDDDYDHFEQHMVEAIARIPALETVGIKQMINGPESFTPDGNFILGAAPECVNMFVGAGFNAFGIASGGGAGWVLAQWAVDGEAPLDLWVVDIRRFADMHRSRDWVRDRTLEAYGKHYTVAFPHEEYESGRPLIVSPLYQRLKKHRAVFGSKLGWERPNWFAPQGVEPADVYSMGRQNWFGPVGDEHRLVREKVGIFDQSSFAKYELAGADAQKALDWICANDVSKPVGRLTYTQLLNSRGGIEADLTVARLAEDRFYIVTGTGFRTHDLSWIEDHIGAGLDARLTDVTERFGTLSLMGPRARDVLAAVTDADVSNTAFPFGHVREIAIAGAIVRALRVTYVGELGWELHVPIGATGEVFDALMAAGEPHGIRPVGYRTLESLRLEKGYRAWGSDITPNDTPFEAGLGWAVKLRKNTDFNGRRALEAVAGQPLKKRLACFTVDDPAVVLLGRETILRDGQPVGYLTSGGYGYTVGKNIGYGYVRNADGVSDEFLATGRYELVVAMETVPAKLHTGPLYDVGAERVKG, encoded by the coding sequence ATGACCTTGCCCAGCCACGCGCAGGTCGTCGTCATCGGCGGCGGCATCATCGGCTGCTCCACCGCCTACCACCTCGCCCGCGACCACAAGGCCGACGTGGTTCTGCTCGAAATGGGCCAGATCACCTCCGGCTCGACCTGGCATGCCGCCGGTCTCGTCGGCCAGTTGCGTTCGTCGGCCTCGATCACGAGGGTGCTGAAATACTCAGTCGAGCTCTACAAGGGGCTGGAGGCCGAGACCGGGCTTGCGACCGGCTGGAAGATGACCGGCTGTCTCAGGCTCGCCACCAACCAGGACCGCTGGACAGAGTTCAAGCGCACGGCGACCACGGCGAAGAGCTTCGGCATGGACATGCATCTGCTCTCGCCGGCCGAGACCAAGGCGATGTTCCCGCTGATGGACGTCGCCGACCTCGTCGGCGCGTCGTGGCTGCCGACCGACGGGCAGGCGAGCCCGTCGGACATCACCCAGTCGCTAGCCAAGGGCGCGCGCATGCATGGCGCGAAGCTGTTCGAGAACGTCCGCGTCACCGGGTTCGAGATGAAGGATCGGCGCATCGTCGCGGTGAAAACCGACCGGGGCGACATCGCCTGCGAGACCGTCGTCAACTGCGCCGGCCAGTGGGCGCGGCAGGTCGGCGCGCTCGCCGGCATCAACGTGCCGCTGCAGCCGGTCAGGCACCAGTATGTCATCACCGAGAAGATCGCGGGCCTCGCCACCGACGCCCCGACCATCCGCGATCCCGACCGGCGCACCTATTTCAAGGAGGAGGTGGGCGGACTCGTCTTCGGCGGCTACGAGCCCAACCCGCAGCCCTGGACCACCGGAGACGTGCCGAACGACTGGCAGTTCCGCCTGTTCGACGACGACTACGACCATTTCGAGCAGCATATGGTCGAGGCGATCGCCCGCATTCCGGCGCTCGAAACCGTGGGCATCAAGCAGATGATCAACGGGCCGGAGAGCTTCACGCCCGACGGCAATTTCATCCTGGGCGCCGCGCCGGAATGCGTGAACATGTTCGTCGGCGCCGGCTTCAACGCCTTCGGCATCGCGTCGGGCGGCGGCGCGGGCTGGGTGCTGGCGCAATGGGCGGTCGACGGCGAGGCGCCGCTCGACCTCTGGGTCGTCGACATAAGGCGCTTCGCGGACATGCACCGCAGCCGCGACTGGGTGCGCGACCGGACGCTCGAGGCCTACGGCAAGCACTACACCGTCGCTTTCCCGCACGAGGAATACGAGAGCGGCCGGCCGCTGATCGTCTCGCCGCTCTACCAGCGTCTGAAGAAACATCGCGCCGTGTTCGGCTCCAAGCTCGGCTGGGAGCGGCCGAACTGGTTCGCGCCGCAAGGGGTTGAGCCGGCGGACGTCTATTCGATGGGCCGGCAGAACTGGTTCGGCCCGGTCGGCGACGAGCACCGGCTGGTGCGCGAGAAGGTCGGCATCTTCGACCAGTCCTCCTTCGCCAAATACGAGCTTGCCGGCGCGGATGCGCAGAAAGCGCTCGACTGGATCTGCGCCAACGACGTGTCGAAGCCGGTCGGGCGGCTAACCTACACGCAGCTTCTCAACTCGCGCGGCGGAATCGAGGCCGACCTGACGGTGGCGCGGCTGGCCGAGGACCGGTTCTACATCGTCACCGGCACCGGCTTCCGCACCCACGACCTCTCCTGGATCGAGGACCACATCGGCGCGGGGCTCGACGCCCGGCTCACCGACGTGACCGAACGGTTCGGCACGCTGTCGCTGATGGGGCCGCGTGCCCGCGACGTTCTGGCCGCCGTCACCGACGCCGATGTATCGAATACCGCCTTCCCCTTCGGCCATGTGCGCGAAATCGCGATTGCCGGCGCAATCGTGCGGGCGCTGCGCGTCACCTATGTCGGCGAGCTCGGCTGGGAGCTGCACGTTCCGATCGGCGCGACCGGCGAGGTGTTCGACGCGCTGATGGCGGCCGGCGAGCCGCACGGCATCCGCCCGGTCGGCTACCGCACGCTCGAATCGCTGCGGCTGGAAAAGGGCTATCGCGCCTGGGGCTCGGACATCACGCCCAACGACACGCCGTTCGAAGCGGGGCTCGGCTGGGCGGTGAAGCTCCGCAAGAACACAGACTTCAACGGCCGCCGCGCGCTGGAGGCCGTCGCCGGCCAGCCGCTGAAGAAGCGGCTAGCCTGCTTCACCGTCGACGACCCGGCCGTCGTGCTCCTCGGCCGCGAAACCATCCTGCGCGACGGCCAGCCGGTCGGCTACCTCACCTCCGGCGGCTACGGCTACACGGTCGGCAAGAATATCGGCTACGGCTACGTGCGCAATGCGGATGGCGTGTCAGACGAGTTCCTGGCGACCGGACGCTACGAATTGGTGGTAGCCATGGAGACGGTGCCGGCGAAGTTACATACGGGGCCGCTGTACGATGTGGGGGCGGAACGGGTGAAGGGGTGA
- a CDS encoding type II toxin-antitoxin system HicA family toxin — translation MLRDSRDIIKRLRSDGFQLASVRGSHHKFRHADGRTVIVAHPRKDIPVGTVRSIYEGAK, via the coding sequence ATGCTGAGAGACAGCCGCGATATCATCAAACGACTTAGGTCGGACGGCTTCCAACTCGCATCCGTGCGTGGTTCGCACCATAAATTCCGGCACGCGGACGGCCGCACGGTCATCGTGGCTCATCCGCGCAAGGACATTCCGGTCGGAACCGTGCGGTCGATCTACGAAGGGGCGAAATAG
- a CDS encoding type II toxin-antitoxin system HicB family antitoxin, which translates to MASHYIALIHKEKDSGYGVSFPDLLGVTTVADTLDDALREASVALAFALEDWPGGAPRPRSLDALRADPTFVDWSTDAVVAAVSPTSSMNEAA; encoded by the coding sequence ATGGCTTCGCATTACATCGCCCTGATCCACAAGGAGAAGGATAGCGGCTACGGCGTGTCCTTCCCCGATCTACTCGGCGTGACCACGGTTGCTGATACATTGGACGATGCGCTACGCGAAGCCTCGGTGGCATTGGCCTTCGCCCTCGAAGACTGGCCGGGCGGCGCACCCCGTCCGCGTAGCCTAGACGCACTTCGCGCCGATCCCACCTTCGTGGACTGGTCAACTGATGCCGTGGTCGCCGCGGTCAGCCCGACCAGCTCGATGAACGAGGCTGCGTAG
- a CDS encoding HigA family addiction module antitoxin — MTANPSLRLKSPPHPGGFVRAEILEPAELSVTAAAEVLGVTRPALSALLNERAALSPEMALRLEKAFGISMDTLMRMQNSYDIAVARKREGEINVARYVAAAPEPKSA, encoded by the coding sequence ATAACCGCAAATCCGAGCTTACGCCTGAAGAGCCCGCCGCATCCCGGTGGCTTCGTGCGCGCGGAGATTCTGGAACCGGCGGAACTGTCGGTCACGGCGGCGGCTGAGGTTCTAGGCGTGACGCGCCCCGCCCTGTCTGCCCTGCTCAACGAGCGCGCGGCATTGTCGCCCGAAATGGCACTGCGTCTCGAGAAGGCCTTCGGCATCAGCATGGATACGCTGATGCGCATGCAGAACAGCTACGACATCGCCGTCGCCCGCAAACGCGAGGGCGAGATCAACGTCGCGCGCTATGTTGCGGCCGCCCCGGAACCCAAGTCGGCTTGA
- a CDS encoding class I SAM-dependent methyltransferase, protein MTDGHHEGALGQVYSAKKPEEVAALYDRWADTYDAEMAAAGYRHPSIALALLARHLPRGATPVLDAGCGTGLVGEWLGIVGYPDIEGLDISAGMLERAKAKGAYVRLHNLALGGPLPFADGHFAGIVSAGVFTTGHVGAEGLDELIRICRKGGAIVLTVKNTLWDDGFSARIADLEAKGIVTRVEETEPYVSMPGEVGTVPSRAVVLRR, encoded by the coding sequence ATGACGGACGGACATCACGAAGGGGCGCTGGGGCAGGTCTACAGCGCCAAGAAGCCGGAGGAAGTGGCGGCCCTCTACGACCGCTGGGCGGACACCTATGACGCGGAGATGGCCGCGGCCGGCTATCGTCACCCGTCGATCGCGCTGGCGCTTCTGGCGCGCCATTTGCCGCGCGGGGCGACCCCCGTGCTCGACGCCGGCTGCGGCACCGGACTGGTGGGCGAGTGGCTCGGCATCGTCGGCTATCCCGACATCGAAGGCCTCGACATCTCTGCGGGCATGCTCGAACGGGCCAAGGCGAAGGGCGCCTATGTGCGGCTGCACAATCTGGCGCTCGGCGGTCCCTTGCCCTTCGCCGACGGCCATTTCGCCGGCATCGTGTCCGCCGGCGTCTTCACCACCGGCCATGTCGGCGCCGAGGGGCTGGACGAACTGATCCGCATCTGCCGCAAGGGCGGAGCGATCGTGCTGACGGTGAAGAATACGCTATGGGACGACGGCTTTTCCGCGCGGATCGCGGACCTGGAGGCAAAGGGCATCGTTACCCGTGTCGAGGAGACGGAACCCTACGTCTCGATGCCGGGCGAAGTGGGGACGGTGCCGAGCCGGGCGGTGGTGTTGAGACGATAG
- a CDS encoding phosphotransferase family protein: MTEDLADVRAVIDAIPALAGHHGPLLRMGGLTNRVYRAGEFCLRIPGKGTEEYINRANEAIAAREAARAGVSPPVLHFDEATGVMVTRFVDGAVTMSPETFRNRRGSPARAGEAFRALHTSGAVFPFRFELFAMIDDYLKVLSTKDVALPAGYHDVVREADGTVRAALAAHPLPLVACHCDPLCENFLDTGERMWIVDWEYSGMNDPMWDLGDLSVEGGFDERQDDEMLRAYFGGEPSANDRGRVVIYKAMCDLLWTLWGLIQLANGNPADDFRAYADNRFARCKALMETPQFDRHVAAVRG, encoded by the coding sequence ATGACCGAAGACCTCGCCGACGTTCGCGCCGTCATCGACGCCATCCCGGCGCTTGCCGGCCATCATGGCCCGCTGCTGCGCATGGGCGGACTGACCAACCGGGTCTACCGCGCCGGCGAGTTCTGCCTGCGCATTCCCGGCAAGGGCACCGAGGAATACATCAATCGGGCCAACGAAGCGATCGCCGCGCGGGAAGCGGCACGGGCCGGCGTTTCGCCGCCGGTTCTCCATTTCGACGAGGCCACCGGAGTGATGGTGACGCGCTTCGTCGACGGCGCAGTGACGATGTCGCCGGAGACCTTCCGCAACCGGCGCGGCAGTCCCGCTCGTGCCGGAGAGGCGTTTCGGGCGCTCCACACGTCGGGCGCGGTGTTCCCGTTCCGGTTCGAGCTGTTCGCGATGATCGACGATTATCTGAAGGTGCTCTCAACCAAGGATGTCGCCCTGCCCGCGGGCTACCACGATGTCGTGCGCGAGGCGGACGGGACGGTGCGCGCGGCACTTGCGGCACATCCGCTGCCGCTCGTCGCCTGCCATTGCGATCCGCTGTGCGAGAACTTCCTCGACACGGGCGAGCGGATGTGGATCGTCGACTGGGAATATTCCGGCATGAACGACCCGATGTGGGATCTCGGCGACCTCTCGGTCGAAGGGGGGTTCGACGAGCGCCAGGACGACGAGATGCTGCGGGCGTATTTCGGCGGCGAACCGTCGGCCAACGACCGCGGCCGCGTCGTCATCTACAAGGCGATGTGCGACCTGCTCTGGACGCTTTGGGGCCTGATCCAGCTCGCCAACGGCAATCCGGCCGACGACTTCCGCGCCTATGCCGACAACCGCTTCGCTCGCTGCAAGGCGTTGATGGAGACGCCTCAATTCGACCGCCACGTCGCCGCGGTCAGGGGCTGA
- the fmt gene encoding methionyl-tRNA formyltransferase, which yields MTLRLIFMGTPDFSVPTLRALAAAGHEIAAVYSQPPRPAGRRGLELTPSPVHRAAEDLGVEVRTPVSFKGETEQEAFRALGADAAIVVAYGLLLPRPILEGTRLGCFNGHASLLPRWRGAAPIQRAIMAGDDETGMMVMKMDVGLDTGPVALTKQIAIGPDMTGGELHDRLSAAGAALMVEAMAKLERGELTLTPQPAEGVTYARKIDKAETRIDWTRPAREVHDTVRALSPFPGAWCEISVNGKPERLKVLRTTRAEGPGEPGEVLDDALSIACGDGAVRLLEVQRAGGRPMTAQDFLRGVRLARGDRLS from the coding sequence ATGACGTTGCGACTGATCTTCATGGGCACGCCGGACTTCTCCGTGCCGACGCTGCGCGCGCTCGCCGCCGCGGGGCACGAGATCGCGGCCGTCTACTCGCAGCCGCCGCGTCCTGCGGGCCGCCGCGGACTGGAACTCACCCCCTCCCCGGTCCATCGCGCGGCCGAGGACCTCGGCGTCGAGGTGCGCACGCCCGTCTCGTTCAAAGGCGAGACCGAGCAGGAGGCGTTCCGCGCGCTCGGCGCCGACGCGGCGATCGTCGTCGCCTACGGTCTTCTCCTGCCGCGACCGATCCTCGAGGGCACGCGGCTGGGCTGCTTCAACGGCCACGCCTCGCTGCTGCCACGGTGGCGAGGTGCGGCACCCATCCAGCGCGCGATCATGGCAGGGGACGACGAAACGGGCATGATGGTCATGAAGATGGACGTGGGTCTCGACACCGGCCCCGTCGCTTTGACCAAGCAAATCGCGATCGGTCCCGACATGACCGGCGGCGAACTGCATGATCGCCTGAGCGCGGCGGGCGCGGCGCTGATGGTCGAGGCGATGGCGAAGCTCGAGCGCGGCGAGCTGACGCTCACGCCGCAGCCCGCGGAAGGCGTGACCTACGCCAGGAAGATCGACAAGGCCGAAACCCGCATCGACTGGACGCGCCCGGCGCGCGAGGTGCACGACACGGTCCGTGCGCTGTCGCCCTTTCCCGGGGCATGGTGCGAGATTTCCGTCAACGGCAAGCCAGAGCGGCTGAAGGTGCTGCGCACGACACGGGCGGAAGGTCCGGGAGAGCCCGGGGAGGTGCTGGACGACGCACTTTCGATCGCCTGCGGCGACGGCGCGGTCCGTCTTCTCGAAGTCCAGCGGGCCGGAGGCAGACCGATGACGGCGCAGGACTTCCTGCGCGGCGTCCGTCTTGCCAGAGGAGACCGTCTGTCATGA
- a CDS encoding N-acetyltransferase codes for MRGLDIRPAEPADRAAIRHLVTAAFGQPAEANLVDALAEGGDTVLELVAMQEGDIVGHVLFSRLFVEDGDRHFAAAALAPLAVRPKLQDSGIGTALVEAAHSLLKDAGETLSIVLGEPAYYSRFGYAHERAAGFASDYQCEALQALAWGDAPTSGRLVYANAFSDL; via the coding sequence ATCCGAGGCCTCGACATCCGTCCTGCGGAGCCCGCCGACCGCGCGGCGATACGGCACCTCGTGACCGCAGCCTTCGGCCAGCCGGCGGAGGCGAACCTTGTCGACGCGCTGGCGGAGGGCGGCGACACGGTCCTCGAACTGGTCGCGATGCAGGAAGGCGACATCGTCGGCCACGTCCTGTTCTCCCGCCTTTTCGTGGAGGACGGCGACCGCCATTTTGCGGCGGCGGCGCTGGCGCCTCTCGCGGTCAGGCCGAAGCTCCAGGACAGCGGCATCGGAACGGCGCTCGTCGAAGCCGCCCATTCGCTGCTCAAAGATGCCGGCGAGACGCTTTCCATCGTTCTCGGCGAGCCCGCCTACTACAGCCGCTTCGGCTACGCGCACGAGCGCGCCGCCGGCTTTGCCAGCGACTATCAGTGCGAGGCGCTGCAAGCGCTCGCCTGGGGCGATGCTCCGACGAGCGGGCGGCTGGTCTACGCCAACGCCTTTTCGGATCTCTGA
- the truA gene encoding tRNA pseudouridine(38-40) synthase TruA — translation MPRYRLDIEYDGSAFAGWQRQAGQRSIQEAIEDAIKAFSGEDASIRGAGRTDAGVHATGQVAHVDLAKDWPGDTVRDAVNAHLGLAGDAVAILAARQVEVEFDARFSAIARHYLYRIVNRRARLALETGRAWWVPKRLDAEAMHEAGRNLLGKHDFTTFRSAHCQANSPLRTLDRLDVTRVGEVIEIRASARSFLHNQVRSMAGTLKRVGEGAWTAQDVKDALAAADRSRCGPVAPPDGLYLVGVDYPAGT, via the coding sequence ATGCCGCGCTACCGGCTCGACATCGAATATGACGGCAGCGCCTTCGCCGGCTGGCAGCGGCAGGCGGGGCAGCGTTCGATCCAGGAGGCGATCGAGGACGCAATCAAGGCGTTCAGCGGCGAAGACGCTTCGATCCGCGGCGCCGGGCGCACAGATGCCGGCGTTCATGCGACAGGTCAGGTGGCGCATGTCGATCTCGCGAAGGACTGGCCTGGCGACACGGTTCGCGACGCGGTCAATGCTCATCTCGGTCTTGCCGGCGACGCCGTCGCGATCCTCGCCGCGCGGCAGGTCGAAGTCGAGTTCGACGCCCGCTTCTCAGCCATCGCGCGGCACTATCTGTACCGGATCGTCAACCGACGCGCACGGCTCGCACTGGAGACTGGGCGCGCCTGGTGGGTGCCCAAGCGGCTCGACGCGGAAGCCATGCACGAGGCGGGGCGGAACCTCCTCGGCAAGCACGACTTCACCACGTTCCGCTCGGCACACTGCCAGGCGAACAGCCCGCTGCGCACACTCGACCGGCTCGACGTCACCCGCGTGGGCGAAGTGATCGAGATCCGCGCCTCGGCGCGATCCTTCCTGCACAACCAGGTCCGCTCCATGGCCGGCACGCTGAAGCGCGTCGGCGAGGGCGCATGGACGGCGCAGGACGTCAAGGACGCGCTCGCCGCCGCCGACCGCTCGCGCTGTGGTCCGGTCGCGCCGCCGGACGGTCTCTATCTCGTCGGCGTCGACTACCCCGCCGGAACCTGA
- a CDS encoding transporter: MPSGDEIQTYLAGAWRLMMGKPDGVRLLDVSADGFWNSFFAIIVAIPALSVSWAGLAAELSAEGLGSRLSILLRLAVIDVTAWVLPLLVLGLVARPAGILDRYPHFVVASNWASALLAWVMLPAGLLSLFVPDADEINGAISLIIFLVALVLSWRLTNAVLVKGAAVASAVFAGMVFSGIFLIFFLQGLFGLEGAQVPAG; the protein is encoded by the coding sequence ATGCCGAGCGGCGACGAGATCCAGACCTATCTTGCCGGCGCCTGGCGGCTGATGATGGGCAAGCCGGACGGCGTGCGCCTGCTCGACGTCTCGGCCGACGGGTTCTGGAACTCGTTCTTCGCGATCATCGTGGCGATCCCGGCTCTCAGCGTCAGCTGGGCCGGCCTCGCGGCCGAGCTCTCCGCGGAAGGACTCGGCAGCCGACTTTCGATCCTGCTGCGCCTCGCGGTCATCGACGTGACCGCCTGGGTTCTGCCGCTGCTCGTTCTCGGCCTGGTCGCGCGGCCGGCCGGCATCCTCGACCGCTATCCGCACTTCGTCGTGGCCAGCAACTGGGCGTCTGCGCTGCTGGCGTGGGTAATGCTGCCGGCCGGCCTGCTCAGCCTGTTTGTGCCGGACGCCGACGAAATCAACGGCGCGATCTCGCTGATCATCTTCCTTGTCGCACTCGTTCTGAGCTGGCGGCTGACGAATGCCGTCCTGGTGAAGGGCGCCGCCGTGGCGAGCGCCGTTTTCGCCGGAATGGTCTTTTCAGGGATATTCCTGATCTTCTTCCTCCAGGGATTGTTCGGCCTGGAGGGGGCTCAGGTTCCGGCGGGGTAG